The following proteins come from a genomic window of Mustela lutreola isolate mMusLut2 chromosome 6, mMusLut2.pri, whole genome shotgun sequence:
- the FOXQ1 gene encoding forkhead box protein Q1: protein MKLEVFDPRAAHGDKPVSDLEGAGGSNAPSPLSAAGDDSLGSDGDCAANSPAAGNGAAELAGGGEPSPGGGPGEEEEGPAVAAAAGHAEACAVGPGAGSAVGGEGARSKPYTRRPKPPYSYIALIAMAIRDSAGGRLTLAEINEYLMGKFPFFRGSYTGWRNSVRHNLSLNDCFVKVLRDPSRPWGKDNYWMLNPNSEYTFADGVFRRRRKRLSHRAAAPAPGLRPEEAAAHPPAAPPPPAPAAPASPRARSPARQEGRSSPAGKFSSSFAIDSILSKPFRSRRDGEAVPGARLPWGASPCPPLPTYPALLPGASGGALLPLCAYGTSEPALLAARGTDAQPAVPPAAPHLLLAPLSSSAPAKPFRGPVAGGGAHLYCPLRLPAALQASSVCGPGTHLPYPVETLLA, encoded by the coding sequence ATGAAGTTGGAGGTGTTTGACCCCCGCGCGGCCCACGGGGACAAGCCGGTTAGTGATCTGGAGGGTGCAGGCGGGAGCAACGCGCCATCTCCGCTGTCGGCAGCTGGCGACGACTCCTTGGGCTCGGACGGGGACTGTGCGGCCAACAGCCCCGCGGCGGGCAACGGCGCCGCGGAGCTGGCGGGCGGTGGCGAGCCAAGCCCAGGCGGGGGACcgggcgaggaggaggagggcccaGCGGTGGCTGCGGCGGCGGGGCACGCGGAGGCCTGCGCGGTGGGGCCGGGTGCGGGGAGCGCGGTGGGCGGCGAGGGCGCGCGCAGCAAGCCCTACACTCGGCGGCCCAAGCCCCCGTACTCATACATCGCGCTCATCGCCATGGCTATCCGCGACTCGGCGGGCGGGCGCCTGACGCTGGCCGAGATCAACGAGTACCTCATGGGCAAGTTCCCCTTCTTCCGCGGCAGCTACACGGGCTGGCGCAACTCGGTGCGACACAACCTCTCGCTCAACGACTGCTTCGTCAAGGTGCTGCGCGACCCCTCGCGGCCCTGGGGCAAGGACAACTACTGGATGCTCAACCCGAACAGCGAGTACACCTTCGCCGACGGGGTCTTCCGCCGCCGCCGCAAGCGCCTCAGTCACCGGGCGGCGGCCCCCGCACCTGGGCTTCGGCCCGAGGAGGCCGCTGCCCACCCCCCTGCCGCACCCCCGCCGCCCGCACCCGCCGCCCCGGCTTCTCCCCGCGCGCGCTCGCCTGCCCGCCAAGAGGGGCGCTCCAGCCCGGCGGGCAAGTTCTCCAGTTCCTTCGCCATAGACAGCATCCTCAGCAAACCCTTCCGCAGCCGCCGCGACGGGGAAGCGGTCCCCGGGGCGCGCCTGCCGTGGGGCGCCTCGCCCTGCCCGCCGCTGCCCACATATCCCGCATTACTCCCCGGCGCCTCTGGAGGGGCTCTGCTGCCGCTGTGCGCGTATGGGACGTCCGAGCCGGCGTTGCTGGCCGCTCGCGGAACCGACGCGCAGCCCGCGGTGCCACCCGCCGCACCTCACCTCCTGCTCGCGCCCCTCTCCTCCTCGGCCCCAGCCAAGCCGTTTCGAGGCCCGGTGGCCGGCGGCGGCGCGCACCTGTACTGCCCCCTGCGGCTGCCCGCGGCCCTGCAGGCGTCCTCGGTCTGTGGCCCCGGCACGCACCTGCCTTACCCAGTGGAGACGCTTCTGGCCTGA